One region of uncultured Sulfurimonas sp. genomic DNA includes:
- the infA gene encoding translation initiation factor IF-1: MAKADVIEVDGKIIEALPNATFRVELENGHIILCHIAGKMRMHYIKILPGDKVKLELTPYSLDKGRITYRYK, from the coding sequence ATGGCTAAAGCAGATGTTATTGAAGTTGATGGCAAGATTATTGAAGCATTGCCAAACGCAACTTTCCGTGTTGAATTAGAAAATGGACATATTATTTTGTGTCATATCGCAGGTAAAATGCGTATGCACTATATTAAAATACTTCCAGGTGATAAAGTGAAATTAGAGTTAACACCTTACTCTCTTGATAAGGGACGTATTACTTATCGTTACAAATAG